A DNA window from Paenibacillus andongensis contains the following coding sequences:
- a CDS encoding stalk domain-containing protein: MSNSRNKMQSLIISSVLTGMLSFAGIASAFGETTPTGAEIKEFSLLDTTSDVVGAADFTPEGNKDGHFKLLLSLAQKTVINAVVLRSTDDYGKDNYQGVWRTNRATTGWLLGIVQDKTVTTSSGTTHESEIINPGFRKDVKEPVGEFNGELTFDLYASNNGTIKETQSYVLEIETPQGTIVSKPIKYNKPMKSGGTATSPTPAPTPSQNPSPPPTQTPTPSPSQPTPTSNPTPTPAPTPSPAPAPVPAPADGSKDIAIHVLFKGTELHFDDAQPIVKDGRTLVPFRKLFETLGFTVRWVEEGAVRKAIGTKNGLSIELTINNTNAVVNGKAVALDVPAQIIDGSTMVPLRFVSESSGYHVAFSSGGNVWMIRIEDAAPGTSPDPAPVPTPTPTPTPTPTPTPTPTPTPTPTPTPTPDPTPAPIPSTEEAEPYIVKGYVRDAKGNPIPDVEIYADNTLLYDSNILGVTDESGHYRIELPQIATTYRMGGNITKEFNGKSFTFHLDADVNRPLAGSTGAVRDFTWKKFDGLIYIYNNFSNFDESLPEFNMSDLEITLTPVGPLLDGSTGQTLIKRGGPISNGSGVDQVPIGRYKATARWLPEGHEPMPMQISVNSGKYAESAEFEFDISRTTSYYISELVVKLP; encoded by the coding sequence ATGTCTAATTCGCGTAATAAAATGCAATCATTGATAATAAGTTCTGTGCTGACTGGAATGCTTTCATTTGCCGGTATCGCGTCTGCTTTTGGTGAGACAACGCCTACTGGCGCTGAAATCAAGGAGTTCAGTTTGCTCGATACGACCTCTGACGTCGTTGGCGCAGCTGACTTCACGCCGGAGGGCAATAAGGATGGCCACTTCAAGCTGTTGCTGAGTTTAGCACAGAAAACGGTCATTAATGCGGTTGTACTTCGCTCTACGGATGATTACGGCAAGGACAATTATCAAGGCGTGTGGAGAACGAACCGCGCCACAACTGGCTGGCTGCTAGGCATTGTCCAGGATAAAACAGTAACAACATCAAGCGGCACCACTCATGAAAGTGAAATCATTAACCCAGGTTTCCGAAAAGATGTAAAGGAGCCAGTCGGTGAGTTCAATGGAGAGCTTACATTCGACTTGTATGCCAGCAACAATGGAACGATTAAGGAGACGCAGTCTTATGTGCTGGAAATCGAGACGCCGCAAGGTACGATTGTTTCCAAGCCGATTAAATACAACAAGCCGATGAAATCGGGAGGGACAGCAACCTCGCCGACACCGGCACCAACACCTTCTCAGAATCCGTCACCACCGCCAACACAAACACCAACTCCAAGTCCGTCACAGCCGACACCGACGTCTAACCCTACGCCAACGCCAGCACCGACGCCGAGTCCTGCTCCGGCTCCAGTTCCTGCTCCAGCGGATGGATCGAAAGATATTGCGATCCATGTGCTTTTCAAAGGGACTGAGCTTCATTTTGACGATGCGCAGCCTATCGTGAAAGACGGCCGCACGCTTGTCCCATTCCGCAAACTGTTTGAAACCCTAGGTTTTACGGTGCGATGGGTGGAAGAGGGAGCTGTCCGGAAGGCGATCGGAACGAAGAACGGCCTCTCCATTGAATTGACGATCAATAATACGAATGCAGTCGTAAACGGAAAAGCTGTCGCCCTGGACGTACCTGCTCAAATCATTGACGGCAGTACGATGGTACCATTGCGCTTCGTGTCAGAGAGCAGCGGCTACCATGTTGCTTTCTCCAGCGGCGGCAATGTTTGGATGATTCGGATCGAGGACGCAGCCCCTGGCACAAGTCCGGATCCGGCGCCGGTTCCGACACCAACGCCGACACCAACACCAACACCAACACCAACACCAACACCAACACCAACACCAACACCAACACCAACACCGACACCTGATCCTACACCGGCTCCCATACCATCTACAGAGGAGGCAGAGCCCTACATCGTTAAAGGCTATGTACGGGACGCGAAGGGTAATCCGATACCGGACGTTGAGATCTATGCGGATAACACTTTGCTTTACGACAGCAACATCCTTGGAGTCACCGATGAATCAGGACACTATCGGATTGAATTACCACAAATCGCAACAACCTATCGAATGGGCGGTAACATCACCAAAGAGTTTAACGGCAAGAGCTTTACCTTCCATTTGGATGCTGACGTCAACCGTCCGCTTGCGGGAAGCACAGGAGCTGTCCGAGATTTTACTTGGAAGAAATTCGATGGTCTAATTTATATTTACAACAATTTTTCAAACTTCGATGAGAGCCTGCCAGAGTTCAATATGAGTGATCTTGAAATAACGCTCACGCCAGTTGGTCCATTGCTTGACGGGAGCACAGGCCAAACGTTGATTAAACGCGGCGGCCCGATCTCAAACGGCTCGGGTGTCGATCAAGTACCAATCGGCCGATACAAGGCGACCGCCAGATGGTTGCCCGAAGGACACGAACCAATGCCCATGCAGATTAGTGTTAATAGCGGAAAATATGCTGAATCTGCCGAATTCGAATTTGACATATCCAGAACCACTTCTTACTATATAAGCGAGCTTGTAGTTAAGCTTCCTTAG
- a CDS encoding lamin tail domain-containing protein → MEDDSIRIAGAVVLTEDGNYETVTLLNASNRAIDLTGWIIANKAKQKYKIQGIIEPGQFMSIPITEPAFFRDKGDIITLLDRNGLKVTGVSYTKQQVKPGWTILF, encoded by the coding sequence GTGGAAGACGACAGCATTCGAATCGCAGGGGCCGTCGTGCTGACTGAAGACGGCAATTACGAAACGGTCACACTGCTAAATGCTTCCAACCGGGCCATAGACTTGACAGGGTGGATAATCGCAAACAAGGCTAAGCAAAAATACAAGATTCAAGGCATCATTGAACCCGGACAGTTTATGTCCATTCCAATAACTGAACCTGCATTTTTCCGAGACAAAGGTGATATTATTACGCTACTCGACCGTAACGGCTTAAAAGTCACCGGTGTCTCCTATACGAAGCAGCAAGTGAAACCAGGCTGGACGATACTCTTTTGA
- a CDS encoding CDGSH iron-sulfur domain-containing protein: MSKVKITKYDDGPFVIQGNFELVDGSGNAFQTSDTIAVCRCGHTKTQPFCDGTHKACEFKETSSAR, encoded by the coding sequence ATGTCTAAAGTAAAAATTACAAAGTACGATGATGGACCTTTTGTCATTCAAGGGAACTTCGAACTCGTTGACGGAAGCGGAAACGCTTTTCAAACCAGCGATACGATAGCCGTCTGCCGGTGTGGACACACAAAAACACAGCCATTTTGCGATGGCACACATAAAGCTTGCGAATTCAAAGAAACTTCCTCGGCAAGATAA
- a CDS encoding DoxX family protein: MHNMHFYANTVLRLLTGVIFFMHGRFKLLWGYTNLSEWLDGQGFPMATLFAHVLPWIELLGGIIMIIGIGTRYLAFLFSLILLIALFKVKLTTGFISNAATGYEFDLLLLVVCLQVAVTSSNSPKQVWKISRKGGESLHV, encoded by the coding sequence ATGCATAACATGCATTTTTACGCCAACACCGTTCTGCGCTTATTGACTGGGGTCATTTTTTTCATGCATGGAAGATTCAAATTACTATGGGGTTATACCAATTTGTCGGAATGGTTGGATGGTCAGGGATTTCCAATGGCAACATTATTCGCTCATGTACTCCCATGGATCGAACTGCTCGGAGGCATCATCATGATTATTGGAATCGGCACACGTTATTTAGCCTTCCTATTTAGTCTAATTCTTCTGATCGCTTTGTTTAAGGTGAAGCTCACCACCGGTTTCATATCGAATGCAGCAACTGGCTATGAGTTCGATCTGCTGCTGTTGGTCGTCTGTTTGCAAGTAGCTGTAACCAGCTCAAATTCGCCCAAACAAGTTTGGAAGATATCTCGAAAAGGAGGTGAAAGTTTACATGTCTAA
- a CDS encoding MarR family winged helix-turn-helix transcriptional regulator has translation MERLSEKELAAWRLFIKAHAKIIESIEQDLAAQKKVPLTTYDVLIALFEAPDRRLRFIELNRKVVLSKSGLTRLIDRLERDGLIQREKSEEDRRGSYAVLTNEGEKQLRKAWPVYAMGIKQYFAEPLSDGEIQDLTRSLEVIYKGLQSS, from the coding sequence ATGGAACGGTTATCGGAAAAAGAGTTGGCCGCATGGCGGTTGTTTATTAAGGCACATGCCAAAATAATTGAAAGTATCGAGCAGGATTTGGCTGCACAGAAGAAAGTCCCGTTAACCACTTACGATGTTCTGATCGCTTTGTTTGAGGCGCCCGACCGCAGGCTTCGCTTTATAGAATTAAATCGGAAGGTGGTCTTGAGTAAAAGCGGTTTAACGCGGCTGATTGACCGACTGGAACGTGATGGATTGATTCAAAGAGAAAAAAGCGAAGAAGACCGGCGGGGATCATATGCTGTTCTCACTAATGAAGGGGAAAAGCAGTTGCGTAAAGCATGGCCTGTTTATGCAATGGGGATCAAGCAGTATTTTGCCGAACCTTTATCCGATGGGGAGATTCAAGATCTTACACGTTCTCTTGAAGTGATATATAAAGGGTTGCAATCTTCGTAG
- a CDS encoding MarR family winged helix-turn-helix transcriptional regulator, which produces MNTIDKPEDSLSRFSLSIFHINGLLMRSGDIITRSIDQSSAKWQVLGRVGYKPQTVAKIARDMGHARQSVQRVADVLVNEGLAIYKDHQTDRRTKLVELTPKGAEVLGAIHEQYAEWNRHLITKIDPEQLDKIADALENVGRILEKEVNFFSNGNWQSSHTGEINDDDNK; this is translated from the coding sequence ATGAATACAATAGACAAACCAGAGGATTCACTAAGCAGATTTTCACTGAGTATATTCCACATTAATGGGTTACTAATGCGTTCCGGGGACATTATCACGCGTTCAATTGATCAAAGCAGTGCCAAGTGGCAGGTTCTTGGTCGCGTTGGATATAAACCCCAAACGGTGGCAAAGATCGCTCGTGATATGGGACATGCACGTCAGAGCGTGCAACGTGTTGCGGACGTATTAGTAAATGAAGGTCTGGCTATCTATAAGGACCACCAGACCGATCGACGCACAAAGCTGGTTGAACTTACTCCGAAAGGTGCAGAAGTACTGGGTGCTATTCACGAACAATATGCTGAATGGAACCGGCATCTAATTACCAAAATCGACCCAGAGCAATTGGATAAGATAGCAGATGCTCTTGAGAATGTCGGGCGAATTCTGGAGAAGGAGGTAAATTTCTTTAGTAATGGGAATTGGCAAAGTAGTCATACGGGAGAAATAAATGATGATGACAATAAGTGA
- a CDS encoding VOC family protein: MQRLFIWVEIPVGNMERAKTFYEQLFQIEMPKMAMGDNVYAFFPVQEQFNGGALVLGPNHKPAADGITVYLDGSPDLSTILSRVNEAGGKVIMEKTYTGENAGYLGMFLDSEGNRIGLQHL; the protein is encoded by the coding sequence ATGCAGCGTTTATTTATTTGGGTCGAAATTCCCGTAGGTAACATGGAACGAGCCAAAACGTTTTACGAGCAGCTTTTTCAGATTGAAATGCCAAAAATGGCGATGGGGGATAATGTTTATGCGTTTTTCCCTGTTCAGGAGCAGTTTAATGGAGGGGCTCTGGTTCTGGGTCCGAATCACAAGCCAGCAGCAGATGGCATCACTGTGTATTTGGATGGAAGCCCCGATCTATCGACAATTCTGTCACGGGTTAACGAGGCGGGTGGAAAGGTTATCATGGAGAAGACGTATACTGGCGAAAATGCCGGCTATTTGGGGATGTTTCTAGATTCTGAGGGAAATCGCATCGGACTACAGCATTTGTGA
- a CDS encoding DUF1569 domain-containing protein, protein MKTIYDQLHTAEILNRIEHLSLNSKPQWGTMNAAQMLSHCSAFQDIAMGNSFPPRDLLGRLIGRFVKPIFYNDKLPPINMSTIPTILILDDKDFETEKEILKQKILNFQSNGPEKCSTHPHPFFGKFTPEQWGIGIYKHLDHHLRQFGV, encoded by the coding sequence ATGAAAACTATATATGACCAACTGCATACAGCGGAAATACTGAATCGTATCGAGCATTTAAGTCTAAATTCGAAACCACAATGGGGAACAATGAATGCTGCTCAAATGCTCTCTCACTGCTCAGCGTTTCAAGACATCGCAATGGGAAATTCCTTTCCCCCTCGAGATTTGCTAGGAAGGTTAATAGGAAGGTTTGTAAAACCTATTTTTTATAATGACAAGCTGCCACCAATCAATATGTCAACAATTCCGACCATACTTATTTTAGATGACAAAGATTTTGAGACAGAAAAAGAAATACTGAAACAAAAGATTTTAAATTTCCAAAGTAACGGTCCGGAGAAATGTTCAACTCATCCGCATCCTTTTTTTGGCAAATTCACTCCTGAGCAGTGGGGTATAGGAATTTATAAACATCTAGACCATCATTTAAGACAATTTGGTGTTTAG
- a CDS encoding DoxX family protein, giving the protein MSKIIGAEITAKVATQPRGKMMAYWSVTLLLAAAITLSGIGQLMRYGGNIDLVTKIGFPLYVTNILGSWKLLGVIAIVVPGFPRLKEWAYAGLFFLMTGAALSHAFANDYGDYGFHIILPLSYAALTIASWALRPKSRML; this is encoded by the coding sequence ATGAGTAAGATTATCGGTGCGGAAATAACCGCGAAAGTAGCAACCCAGCCCCGAGGAAAAATGATGGCTTATTGGTCAGTCACATTACTACTCGCAGCAGCTATTACGTTAAGTGGTATTGGGCAACTAATGCGATATGGGGGAAATATCGATTTAGTGACCAAGATTGGTTTCCCATTATATGTCACGAACATTCTCGGGAGTTGGAAATTACTTGGAGTCATTGCTATCGTCGTACCAGGTTTTCCCCGGCTTAAAGAATGGGCTTATGCTGGTCTCTTCTTTTTAATGACTGGTGCGGCTTTATCTCATGCGTTTGCTAACGATTATGGTGATTATGGGTTTCATATTATCCTTCCGCTTTCATACGCGGCACTAACAATCGCCTCGTGGGCGCTTCGTCCGAAGAGCCGCATGCTTTAA
- a CDS encoding ArsR/SmtB family transcription factor, translated as MSENNQLRDVFDAIADPTRRRLIRLLADAEEIPLHELTAQFQMGRTAVSKHLTILKEAGLVLDRKVGRETRFRLNASPLREIQDWAAFYSKFWSTNMLRLNQLLEEEEE; from the coding sequence GTGAGCGAGAACAACCAGTTGCGGGATGTGTTTGACGCGATTGCAGATCCAACTAGGCGCAGACTGATTCGTCTGTTAGCAGATGCAGAGGAGATTCCGCTTCATGAGTTAACGGCACAGTTTCAAATGGGCCGCACAGCGGTATCCAAGCATTTGACAATCCTTAAAGAGGCCGGACTGGTACTTGACCGAAAAGTCGGCAGAGAAACACGATTTAGGCTAAATGCCTCTCCACTCCGAGAAATTCAAGATTGGGCGGCTTTCTACAGCAAGTTCTGGAGTACGAATATGTTGCGTTTGAACCAACTATTAGAGGAGGAAGAAGAATGA
- a CDS encoding SRPBCC family protein: MSLTLSLDFQYTTSIEKLWSALTDSSKLAKWVANIHTGQAMDNDFKPVVGHCFQFRTQPTEWWDGIIDGEVLIVEAPNQISYTWVSGGEKHTVTWTLQDLGDGKVNLHLEQTGISNEQALGGAKYGWSNWCGALEKVLEL; this comes from the coding sequence ATGAGTTTAACATTATCCCTGGATTTTCAGTACACGACATCGATCGAGAAACTTTGGTCAGCCTTAACCGATTCAAGCAAGCTTGCCAAGTGGGTGGCCAACATCCATACCGGTCAGGCGATGGATAATGATTTTAAGCCCGTCGTTGGACACTGTTTTCAGTTTCGCACTCAGCCGACCGAATGGTGGGATGGAATTATTGACGGCGAAGTGCTTATCGTGGAAGCACCAAACCAGATATCCTATACCTGGGTCAGTGGAGGGGAGAAGCACACGGTTACATGGACGCTGCAGGATTTAGGGGACGGAAAGGTTAACCTTCATCTCGAACAAACCGGAATTTCAAATGAACAAGCACTGGGTGGAGCTAAGTATGGTTGGAGTAATTGGTGCGGCGCGCTTGAAAAGGTGTTGGAACTATAA
- a CDS encoding YdeI/OmpD-associated family protein encodes MINRKLNPKVDAFLSRATQWYEAYEKLRNIVLDCELTEEFKWMHPCYTFQNKNIVLIHGFKEYCALLFHKGALLQDAHGILIQQTENVQAARQIRFTDVQEIVEMETILKAYIHEAIEVEKAGLEVNFKKSTEFIIPEEFQNKCDEIPALKTAFEALTPGRQRAYILYFSEPKQSKTRESRVEKCMQQILGGKGLND; translated from the coding sequence ATGATAAATCGTAAATTGAATCCAAAGGTTGATGCATTTTTGAGTAGAGCCACACAGTGGTACGAAGCATATGAGAAGTTGAGGAATATCGTTCTTGATTGTGAGCTGACCGAAGAATTTAAATGGATGCATCCTTGTTACACGTTTCAGAATAAAAACATAGTTTTAATACATGGATTTAAAGAATACTGTGCGCTTCTGTTTCACAAAGGTGCCTTGTTACAGGATGCCCACGGTATTCTAATTCAACAAACGGAGAATGTTCAGGCGGCGCGCCAGATTCGGTTCACCGATGTTCAGGAAATAGTTGAAATGGAAACCATCTTGAAAGCCTACATTCATGAAGCCATTGAAGTTGAAAAAGCCGGGTTGGAAGTGAATTTTAAAAAGAGTACAGAATTCATAATTCCTGAAGAATTTCAAAATAAATGCGATGAAATCCCTGCCTTGAAAACAGCTTTCGAAGCATTGACGCCGGGACGGCAAAGAGCATACATTCTTTATTTTTCTGAACCCAAACAATCCAAAACTCGAGAGTCAAGGGTTGAAAAATGTATGCAGCAAATTCTGGGTGGAAAAGGATTAAATGATTAG
- a CDS encoding YjcZ family sporulation protein, translating to MSGVGYGRSSAFILVLFILLVIITSSFVI from the coding sequence ATGAGCGGAGTAGGTTATGGACGTTCAAGTGCATTTATCTTGGTTCTTTTTATTCTTTTGGTAATCATCACGTCATCTTTTGTAATTTAA
- the ilvN gene encoding acetolactate synthase small subunit has product MQQSFLLSLLVQDHPGVLQRICMLFSKRGFNIASITVGGSEQAGLSRMTIRTYGDRHVMQQMIHQVNKLIDVIQVEPIEQPYERELVLLKIETGDMDCLELAQLTGSFGGKMNHLEDDTCIVEMSGDMHDVQWFLEAMQRYPIVQSVRTGVAAISATRS; this is encoded by the coding sequence ATGCAGCAGTCCTTTTTACTTTCCTTACTCGTTCAAGATCATCCTGGTGTTTTGCAAAGAATTTGCATGCTCTTCTCCAAACGTGGATTTAACATCGCAAGCATTACGGTTGGCGGATCTGAGCAAGCCGGCCTTTCCAGAATGACAATTCGTACGTATGGCGATAGACATGTTATGCAGCAAATGATTCATCAAGTGAATAAACTCATTGATGTTATCCAAGTTGAACCCATTGAACAGCCCTATGAACGTGAACTTGTTTTGTTAAAAATTGAAACCGGAGATATGGACTGTCTCGAGTTGGCCCAACTCACAGGGTCATTCGGAGGGAAAATGAACCATTTGGAGGATGACACCTGCATCGTTGAAATGTCGGGAGATATGCATGATGTACAGTGGTTTTTAGAGGCTATGCAGCGATATCCCATTGTTCAATCGGTAAGAACAGGTGTTGCGGCAATATCAGCAACTCGGAGCTGA
- the ilvB gene encoding biosynthetic-type acetolactate synthase large subunit: protein MKNRYSDTYKTNDSWRQSLIKPEILSGSEILLRTLLLEEVDCVFGHPGGAVLYIYDAMHDNPHFRHLLTRHEQGAIHAADGYARSTGKVGVCLATSGPGATNLVTGIATAHMDSVPLVVITGNVPTEQLGTDAFQETDIIGITMPIVKHSYQVRQIDQLARTIREAFYLAATGRKGPVLIDIPKDVSAERTLFLYPDRVEVKGYEPHHLPNIHGINQLLKAIELADCPVILAGGGIVQGDASEELLTFVQRSGIPITTTLMGIGGFPSAHPLWLGMPGMHGTVAANRALIETDLLISLGARFDDRVTMRLDGFAPHAKIVHVDIDAAELNKNVAVDIAIVGNVKEVLAQLNKQVVTSMNIEQWVHKLLELKKNHPLSYQKDGDHLKPQYIIEMISESSQGNAIVTTDVGQHQMWTAQFYQFQNPRSLLTSGGLGTMGFGFPAAIGAQVGHPDKLIISINGDGGMQMCAQELAICAIHQLPVKIVVINNQTLGMIRQWQEMIYESRFSHIDLSGSPDFVLLAEAYGVKGLRAAEEQEAQLVWKEALAHPGPVLIDFIVDKNELVLPMIKAGHTLNDMIVEVK, encoded by the coding sequence ATGAAAAATCGTTACAGCGATACCTATAAGACGAACGATAGCTGGCGTCAATCATTGATAAAACCTGAAATATTATCCGGTTCGGAAATTTTACTTAGAACTTTGCTGCTGGAGGAAGTAGACTGCGTATTCGGACACCCGGGAGGAGCTGTGCTTTATATTTATGATGCCATGCATGACAATCCGCACTTTCGTCATTTGCTTACAAGGCACGAACAGGGCGCCATCCATGCTGCTGACGGATATGCTCGTTCAACAGGCAAGGTAGGCGTTTGTTTGGCAACTTCAGGTCCCGGAGCAACCAACTTAGTGACTGGAATCGCTACCGCACACATGGACTCCGTGCCTCTCGTCGTCATTACTGGCAATGTGCCAACTGAGCAGCTCGGCACGGATGCTTTTCAGGAGACGGATATTATCGGTATTACGATGCCTATCGTGAAGCATAGCTATCAGGTGCGTCAAATCGATCAATTAGCACGTACAATCCGGGAGGCTTTCTATTTGGCTGCAACAGGTCGAAAAGGTCCCGTTCTAATTGATATTCCCAAGGATGTGTCGGCAGAGCGGACGTTATTCCTTTATCCCGACCGGGTGGAAGTGAAAGGATATGAACCTCATCATCTTCCGAATATTCACGGCATTAATCAATTGCTTAAAGCAATTGAGCTTGCCGATTGTCCCGTAATCTTGGCAGGAGGAGGCATTGTTCAAGGTGATGCAAGTGAAGAACTGCTTACCTTTGTTCAGAGAAGCGGAATCCCCATTACGACTACGCTTATGGGAATCGGCGGGTTCCCGAGTGCCCATCCGTTGTGGTTAGGCATGCCGGGCATGCACGGAACTGTAGCGGCGAACCGGGCGCTAATTGAGACCGATCTCTTGATTTCGCTAGGCGCCAGATTTGATGACCGTGTGACAATGAGGCTGGACGGATTCGCGCCACATGCAAAGATTGTGCATGTTGATATTGATGCCGCAGAGCTTAATAAGAACGTAGCTGTGGACATTGCGATTGTAGGCAATGTTAAGGAAGTGCTTGCCCAACTGAATAAACAAGTCGTCACTTCCATGAATATTGAGCAATGGGTTCATAAATTACTGGAACTCAAAAAGAACCATCCCCTCAGCTATCAAAAGGATGGCGATCACTTAAAACCGCAATATATCATTGAAATGATCTCAGAAAGTTCGCAAGGTAACGCTATCGTGACGACAGACGTCGGACAGCATCAGATGTGGACAGCGCAATTTTATCAGTTTCAAAATCCCCGATCTTTGCTTACTTCTGGCGGCTTAGGCACAATGGGTTTTGGCTTCCCTGCCGCTATTGGTGCTCAAGTTGGCCATCCGGATAAGCTTATCATTTCGATTAATGGAGATGGGGGGATGCAAATGTGCGCTCAAGAACTTGCGATATGCGCAATTCATCAACTCCCCGTGAAAATCGTGGTCATTAATAATCAAACGCTGGGTATGATCCGACAATGGCAGGAAATGATTTATGAGAGCCGCTTCAGCCATATCGATTTATCAGGCAGCCCGGATTTTGTCCTATTGGCAGAAGCCTATGGAGTTAAAGGGTTAAGAGCGGCAGAGGAACAAGAAGCCCAGCTTGTATGGAAAGAAGCTCTGGCACACCCGGGACCCGTTCTAATCGATTTTATTGTCGATAAGAATGAGCTTGTGCTACCCATGATTAAGGCCGGTCATACGTTAAATGACATGATTGTGGAGGTGAAATGA